GAATATTCGGGAATGAAGTTCGCGTTGTTCTTCCTGGCCGAATACATCAACATCTTTATAGTATGCGCCATTGGCGCCACCTTGTTTTTAGGCGGTTGGATGCCTTTGCACATTGGGCATTGGGAAGGCTTTAATCACATCATGGATTACATTCCTTCCTCATTGTGGTTCCTGGGAAAAACATTTTTCCTGATCTTTTTAATTATGTGGTTCCGCTGGACCTTTCCCCGTTTGCGGGTTGATCAGTTGTTGAGCCTGGAATGGAAATACCTGTTGCCGATCAGTATGTTCAACCTGTTATTAATAACATTAATTGCAATCATGGGATGGCATTTTTAAAAGAATACATATCCGAAGTATATCAGGCGGTGTCATCACTGTTAAAAGGGATGAAAACAACGGGCAGCTATTTTGTGCGGCCAAAAGAGATCATTACCCAACAGTATCCTGATAACCGTGCAGAGATGAAGATCCCCGAACGATTCCGTGGGGAAGTAGTGATGACGCATGACGAAAACAACGAGCATGCGTGTACCGGCTGTACAGCCTGCGAGCTGGCTTGTCCCAATGCGACTATCAAGATCATTACCAAATTCGATACAACGCCTGAAGGAAAAAAGAAAAAAGCGTTGGACACTTTTGTCTATCACCTGGAGCTATGCACCATGTGTAATTTATGCGTGGAGGCTTGTCCTACGAGTGCCATAAAAATGGCGCAGACATTTGAACACAGTGTGTACGATAGAAGTCAGTTGCTGAAAAAATTAAATCAACCTGGCTCCAAACTGAGAGCCGGGGTTGAATAGAAATTAAAAGTTAAGAATAAAAAACAAAGAAATGAAGACCGGAGGCAACTTTGAATTGGCAGTTTGCCCATTGCCTGTTGCCAGTTGTCTATTGTCTATTGCCCATTGTCAATTGCCAATTGATTTATGAATGCATCACAGATCATATTCTATTTGATTTCAGCCTTTGTGCTGGGGACAGCCGTGCTGGCGGTAACCACCAGGAAGATCTTCCGTTCCGCCATCTGGTTGCTGTTTAGCCTGGTGGGTGTGGCGGGTTTATATTTCTGGATGCAGGTGGAGTTTGTTGCGGCCGTGCAGATCATTGTCTATGTAGGCGGAGTGGTGGTGCTGATTATCTTCTCCATATTTCTTACCCATCATTCGGGTGGTGAATTGCCCAGGCCACCCTTAAAACGGACCATCTTTTCCATACTCGCCGTATTATTGGGTTTTGCCTTCACGTATAACATCATTGCTGAATACGATTTTCCAACAACTACCTCCGAAAAGCCATTTGTGGTACCGGTGTCGGCTATTGGCGAACAAATGCTCGATACCAAACAACATGGGTTTGTGCTGCCATTTGAAGTAGTGAGCATGTTATTGCTGGCTGCCATGATCGGATGTATTGTTATTGCCATGCGATCGATGCCAAAAGGAAAAGAAATACGGACGCAGGCTACGCCTGTTAGTGCCAAAGGCGGAACCATTAAGCAGGTTGTTGAATCAACAAAAACAATGGAGGGAAAGACCACATGAGCACGATCCCTTTAACACATATCCTGTTTGTGAGCACGGCGTTGTTCTTCATTGGCATGTATGGGTTGTTTACCCGGCGTAACCTCATTACCATGCTCATGTCGATTGAACTGATCCTGAATAGTGTGAACATCAACTTTGTGGCCTTTAATAAATACCTGTACCCCGATAAGTTAAACGGTGTTTTCTTTTCTCTGTTTATTATAACTGTGGCTGCTGCCGAAGCGGCTGTGGCAATAGCGATCATTATTAATCTATATAGAAGTCACCGGTCTATTGATGTGGAAGATACTACCGAAATGAAATATTAGTTTGAGTTGATAGAGTTGGCAAGTTGATAGGGCTGACAAGTTAACAGGTCGGGTTTTAGTAGTGAATTTAGAATTTAGGAACCCTTTCACGTTTGACGTTTCACGATTAAGCAAGTTATAATGAATTACGCAACTTACATACCGTTTATTCCATTATTACCATTAGCTGGTTTTATCGTTCTTGGTTTATTCGGACAAAAATATTTTGCCAAAACAGCAGGGATCCTGGGTACGCTCATCTTATTAGCAGTTACGGTACTGGCCTTCTGCACGGCTTATCAATATTTCTTTGTAACGGAATGGAAGTATGGTGTTTATCAGACAATTGAACCTTTGAAATATACCTGGTTACAGTTTTCACCAGGTATGTCAATAGATATGGGCATATTGCTAGACCCGGCTTCGGTGATGATGCTGGTAGTAGTGACTTTTGTTTCCCTGATGGTGCATGTGTTTAGTTTGGGGTATATGAAAGGAGAGGAGCGGTTTGCCATTTATTATGCTTTCCTGGGGTTGTTTACATTTTCCATGCTGGGACTGGTGCTCTCCACCAATATTTTCCAGATCTATATTTTCTGGGAGCTGGTGGGTGTGTCTTCTTTTCTGTTGATCGGTTTTTATTACGACAGACCTGCTGCCGTAGCGGCGGCAAAAAAAGCATTTATCGTTACACGTTTTGCCGATCTGGGTTTTTTGATCGGTATCCTGATACTCGCATTCTATAGTGGCACACTTGATTTTGGTACATTGATCCAACGATTAACAGATCCCCATTCGACACAATTGGGGCAAATTGGCGGAACTGATTTCTTAGGCGTATCCATCTTAAGTTGGGCGTTGGCGCTGGTGTTTATTGGTGGGGCCGGTAAATCGGCCATGTTCCCGTTGCATATCTGGTTGCCCGACGCCATGGAAGGTCCAACCCCTGTATCGGCATTGATCCATGCGGCAACCATGGTGGTGGCCGGTGTATACCTGGTAGCGCGGTTATATCCTGTGTACCTGATAGACGGGACCGTTTTACGACAAATAACCTGGGTGGGCGCCATCTCAGCTTTTCTGGCGGCCCTCATTGCCTGCACACAAACCGATATTAAACGCGTGCTGGCGTATTCAACCATTTCACAGATCGGGTATATGTTATTTGCGCTGGGGGTACCAGCATATGGTTTTGCTATGAGCAGCGGCTACACTGCCTCGCTCTTTCATTTATTCACGCATGCATTTTTTAAATCCCTGTTGTTCCTGGGCGCAGGAGCCGTGATCCATTTTGTGCATACCAACGAAATGAGCAACATGGGTGGGTTGCGGAAATTGATGCCGCTGACGCATCTTACCTTTTTAATTGCCTGTCTCGCCATTGCCGGGATCCCGCCTTTTGCCGGCTTTTTTAGTAAAGAAGAAATCCTGATGACGGCCTGGCAGCATAATAAAATGATTTATTATGTGGCGTTACTCACCTCGGGCATTACGGCCTTTTATATGTTCCGGCTGTACTTCAGTATTTTCTGGAATAAAACAAGTGTACAGGACCATCATCATGGTGAAGGCAGCTGGAATATGAAGCTGCCCTTGTTGTTACTGGCGTTGGCTGCGGTTGGCGTTGGATTTATTCCTTTTGCTCATTATGTATCTATTAATGGGGGAGATGAGGTGTCAATCCCTGTAAGTTTCTCCATAGCACCGGTGCTTCTGGCCATTGCCGGTATCGGGCTGGCGTATGTACTTTACTATAAGGAAAACGAACGGCCACAAAAACTGGCGGCTGCATTGGGGGGAATATATAAAACCGTTAAGCAGAAATTCTATTTTGATGAAGGGTACCTGTTCGTTACCAAAAAGATCATCTTCAATGGCATTGCAAAACCGGCTGCCTGGATTGATAAATACCTTGTTGACGGAACGATAAATGGCCTGGGTTGGGTAACCACCCGCTTTTCGGCCAGCATAAAAGCCTTGCAATCAGGCAGGATCCAGGGCTATTTAATATACTTTTTTGGAGGGATAATAGCATTGGCCGCAATATTTATTTATTGGTGGAAGTGAGGTTTGTTACCAGTTACAAGTTACCTGTTGCCGGGAGAACCTGAAACCTGGAACCCGGAACTTGCTAGTTTATGATACGAAAAACTTCAAATTAAACGAATGTCACTATCAATTCTAATTATACTACCGCTCCTTACTACCATTGCGCTCTTGTTATGTAATGGGTTGAAACCAGTGCGCCTGGTAGCGTTAAGCGGATCGGTAATACAACTGGTTGTTGCAATTGCGTTGTTGTTTGCCTGCTGGCAGCAACGGAGTGCAGGTAATAGGGCGGCTATGTTGTTTGAGGAGGACTATGTTTGGTTCAGGATCCTGAATATTCATTATCATATTGGGGTAGATGGCATCTCCATTGCCATGATCCTGTTGACTGCTTTTGTTACGGTGGCGGGAATGTTGGTTTCATGGAGAATGGAAAAGCTGAATAAGGAGTTTTTCTTTCTGCTGGTATTGTTAAGCCTGGGCGCTTATGGCTTTTTCATTTCACTCGATCTGTTTACGTTGTTCTTCTTCCTGGAGGTGGCCGTTATTCCCAAGTTCCTGTTGATCGGCATTTGGGGAAGTGGTAAAAAAGAATACAGCGCTATGAAGCTTGCCCTGATGTTAATGGGCGGCAGTGCCCTGGTATTTGTTGGCCTGGCTGGCATTTATTTTAACACCCATACTACCGGTGGTGCGCATACATTCGATCTGTTGCAGATCGCGCAAATGCATATTCCCGTGGAGGTGCAAAAAATCTTCTTTCCTTTTGCATTTATTGGCTTTGGCATTTTCACCGCCTTGTTTCCCTTTCATACCTGGGTGCCCGATGGACACTCTTCTGCGCCTACGGCTGCGTCGATGTTCCTGGCCGGCATCTCTATGAAACTGGGTGGTTATGGCTGTTTGCGCATAGCGCTGTTAATGCCTGAGGCTGCTCAATATTATTCGTGGATCATTATTTTGCTGGCAACCATTGCCATTATCTATGGTGCATTCGCTACCATGATGCAAACCGATCTCAAATACATCAATGCCTATTCCTCCGTTAGCCATTGTGGTTTTGTATTGCTGGGTATTGGCATGTATACCAAAACAGCCATCATGGGTGCGGTTATGCAAATGGTATCGCATGGGTTAATGACTGCGCTTTTCTTTGCTGCTATTGGTATGTTATATGATAGAACGCATACACGGCAGGTAGCACAACTGGGCGGATTGTTAAAAGTAATGCCCTTTGTGGCTTCGGTGTTTGTTATTGCCGGTTTATGTTCATTGGGATTGCCGGGCCTTAGCGGGTTTGCTGCTGAAGTAACCGTTTTTATGGGCGCCTGGGAGCGGGCCGATACCCTCTATCGAATTGCCACTATGCTGGCCTGTGCCAGTATTGTAGTGACAGCTGTCTATATCTTACAAGCCATGGGCAAAGTGATTATGGGGCCGTTACAGGTGGAAGGCGACGCTAATACGATCACCCTCACCGATGCCGGCTGGAACGAGAAGCTGGCTGCAGCCCTCCTGATAATTGGCATTGTGGCCATTGGGATGGCGCCTTTCTGGTTAACTGCGTTGATAAATCAATAAATAATTATGACCAACTTCTTTATACTCATGAAACAGGAACTGATCATTACAGTGATCATCTTTACCTTGTTGTTGTTGAAGATTGGGATGAACCTCTCAAATGAAACCTTCATGAATCTTACCAACGGGTTGCTGTTGTTGAACCTGGTGGTTGGTTTTGTAGGTAACAGGTCGGGCATGTTGTTCGATGGAATGTTCCTTACCAATCCGCTGATAGTACTGGAAAAAAATATTTTAAGTCTGGGTACACTGATCGTTTCCCTGCAATCGGCCGACTGGTTAAAAAAGCACGATCATACACCCGAGTTTTATATTTTGTTGTTGTGTACACTTTTGGGGATGTTTTTTATGATCTCAGCCAACAACCTGTTGATGTTTTATGTGGGGCTGGAACTGTCGGGCATCCCCATTGCCGCCATGGCTAATTTTGATCTGGCAAAGAAAAAGTCATCAGAGGCTGCCATGAAGTTTATTATCTCATCTGCATTTGCATCGGGATTGTTATTGTTTGGCATCTCCCTGTTATATGGGGCAACTGGCACCTTGTCGTTTAACGAGCTGTCATTAAACATAACCGGCGCCCCATTGCAAATATTTGCCTTTGTATTATTGCTGGCCGGTTTTGGTTTTAAGATTTCGGTGGCGCCCTTCCATCTGTGGACGGCCGATGTGTATGAGGGCGCTCCGGTAGCAGTCACCTCCTGGTTATCGGTCATTTCAAAAGGATCGGTGTTGTTTGTGTTTGTTGCTTTTTTAAATACCGTGTTCCGGTCACAAACTGCCACCTGGTATAATATGTTGTTTGTGTTATCGGTGCTCACTATTTTGATCGGCAACCTGTTTGCCATCAGGCAAAATAACATCAAACGATTCCTCGCATTTTCTTCCATTGCTCAAATTGGTTTCATCCTGGTAGGTATAACCGGTAGTCCACATTTTGCCATTGCGTCGGTAGTATATTTTGTGTTGGTGTATGTTTTCAGTAACCTGGCCGCTTTTGGCGTGGTGGCATTGGTAAGTGCTGTAACGGGCCGGGAGCAGGTGAGCGATTATAAAGGATTCTATAAAACCAATCCAGTATTGTCGTGGGTACTTACGATTGCTTTGTTTTCACTGGCGGGGGTACCGCCTACTGCGGGGTTCTTTGGGAAATTTTTCCTGTTGTTATCTGGCGCCGGAAAAGGTAATTATATCCTGATTACCATTGCGGCCCTGAACATGATCCTTTCGTTTTATTATTACCTGCGCATAGTGAAAGCGATCTTTATGGATGCCAATGAGCAGCCTATTGAACGATTATCTATACCCGCGTACCCCAAACTGGCGATGATCATTTGTGTAACCGGCATTATAGTAACCGGGTTGACCGGTTATATATATGACTATATTTATTCATTGACCTGGAGATTTTAAGCTACCTGTATGGCTATAAATAAAAATCATGAATTTGAGGACCTCGATGGCGTTAAATGCGCCATTGTAGAAAAGAATGCAACCCAACAGCGGGTGGACTTTTTAAAGCCTTTACTGGAGTTTAATAAGTATACTGTAATAGTGGTGGCATCTCCGCCGCCAAAGGCTGCTGCGCCTGCAGCTGTTGTTAATGCTGAAACAACCGTTGAGCCTGCACCACCACCGCCTGCATCTTATACCATTGGCGTAACTGATGTTACCTTTAACGTTACCAATGCCATCTTTGGCCGGTTGCTAAAAACACGCGGCGGGCAGGTTGTTACACTGGCTTACTGGCAGCAAAAGGAAACGGTAAGCAGAGATACAATACCATATTTTGCAAAGAAATAAAAAAGCCCCGATAGCTTCAGCTCATCGGGGCTTTTTATATACATTGATCTCTTAAAGTGACTCAATAGACACTGTGGTAGATCTTGCTTTTTTGTTGTATTCAGACACCATGATATGGCCTTCCTTGGCAGGAAATACATAAGTAAGTGTACCGCCTTCTTTATGTGGGATGGTACGTACTACCTTCTTTCCGTTCAGGCTGTAAATAAAGATATTATTCTTGTCATTGATGATCAGGTGCGTATTTTTCTTTTCCTGGTCTACTGCATAATAGTAGCTTCTTTGGTCGAATGCCCAGCCATAAGAGGAACGGTAAAAACCGCCATGATCGGCATCTATTGAACTTTCCTGAGACAATACGCCTTTGGGATTTTGTTTAACCAATACCGTATTTCTTACTTTAAATTTAGTATAACCTGCACTGGCAATAAATATAGGAGGCCAAAACAGGGGAATTGTAAGGACGGAACTGATTATAGAACCTATTTTGGTTCTTTTAATATAGGAGCTGCCATAGAAATAGGTATTACCCTGAAAATCTTTGAAAGCGCCTTTATATTTTGTGTAAGTGTCACTCTCCAGGTTTCTGCCTCTTTTGTTAAACAGCGATTGCGATCCATCGTTCCAGTAAGAATAAACCTCGCTTACATCGCTCTTCTTGGGGCCGTTAAAATTTACAGTATAGATACCTGCCATGGAGCCTTTTGCAAAATCCTTTGGGTTGTTACCGCCGCCTCTCTCTTCATCAACAATGAAACCGCTTGCAAAAACATTTCCTGTAGAAGGATCATTTCCAAATGTATGCAGGGTTAAATAATTTCCTTTTTTGTCTTTGAAAAGATACTTGAAGGTATAGGAAGGATCTGCAGCGTGGTATCCCAATACTTCATAGTTAGCGTCGTTCTTTTGATTTTTAAGAAGCACATAAATGTATTGACCGTTAGTCAACAGGGTTTGAAGGCTAAAGTTGCTTTCGCCCTCAACTATCTTTGTAAATAATTCGGTACCTGAGGTATTATAAGCAACAACCCGGTTGGTGCTTTCATCCCCATACAATAAGGCAAACCCTTTTCCCTGTATGTTGTGAAGCATTACCGATTGTTTCAGGCTGCCGGCGCCTATAAATGTTTTAGTGGCAATCTTACCTGAAAAAGGCGAAGGAGTTACCTTAACACTGACATCATTTGATTTTATGATTTTCCCATCGAGACTCAGGAATTGAGTCATGATAGAAGACTTCTCATTGTCCTGGGCATCCTTGTATTCTTTCTTGTTAGGAAATTCATAGAAGTAAAAATTACTCTTGAAGTAAGCCAGGCATAATACGTCCTGTTCAAAACTTACATCATACAAAAAGAGTTTATTTTCCTTGAATTTAACCACACCAATATCGTTCAGGTTCTCATCCATAATGGTGATCTTATAATTGAACGAGTCGGCGCTTGCTTTTTCAAGCTGGGTAAACACCACGTAACCTACCAGGGAGTTATCCTGGTAAATGGCTTTTACCTGTGATTGAATGTCTTCCCCAACTTCCTGGAAGACCTTTTTCTGTGCATGGGCTACACAAATGGTTAATAGCAGCAGAATTGCTGATAGTGCTTTTTTCATTGCTTGATTATATAAGGGTTTTCGAGTTTGATTATTTGGTAAACATCTGGGCAAATTCGCAGTACATGCTGGTTTCATTACCGGTGGTAAATTCTTTCGCAGCTCTTGTCTTGTTTTTATCTGAATTATCAGGGTCCAGTGCGAGTGTCGACATCAGCGTTTTCATTGCTTTCTCACTGGCTGGCATATGGCTCCAGAAGCCCGCCCCCTGCAGTGTTTTACAATATTGCTCCAGCTGTTCCCGTGGTATTTGCTCCAGCAGGGTTTGCAGCTCATAGTAGTCTTTGGAGGTTAATTCTTTTTGTACGACCCCAATGGCATTGAACCGGTGCATTTCGCGATCGGCAAAGTACAAACCGGTAATGATGTTGTACAGCATAAAGTCGTACCACTCATCGGTGTTCCCTCTATCCTTTTCGAGCAGAATGCGGAATAAACAGGGTGTTAAGCTCATGTTGGAATACATGTTCCAGATAAGCATTTTCTGTGCTTTATCGTGTATGCCGGAAGGGATGCTTGTATATTTAGCGCCGCTGGCAGTAAGGCTTTTGGTCTTATTATAACGCTCCACACAATCGGGATGGGTTTTTAATGAATCCTCCACACCGGTGGTATCTTTAAAACTATAAGCTTTTGTAGAAAGCCCTTTTGACCGTCTTTTTGTCCAGCTGTCTTCAAAAGGAAGGCTATACGCTGTAAAATAGTTTTTGATCGGCGTTTTTAAGTGTTGCTGGTAAATGATGTCAGAGCTGTCCAGGCGGAGAAAGTAATCTGCATTGAAGGCAATATTGCTTTTTTTCAACAGTACAATGGCCATTGAATCGGCTTCACTTTCGTGGTAACGCTGGTGTTTGCTTCTGCTGAAAGAATAGGTTTCGATCACTTTTTTCAAACGTGATAACCTTTCATATTTTGAATCAAGAACGGCATTCAGGTTCTTTTCATATTCGTCTGAAGTAAGCCATTCTGCCCGTTGTTTCATGGCATTGTCGGGATGCGACATAATATTATGCGACAGCTCGTGGGCGATCACCAGCGCCAATTCCTCTTTTGTTTGAGAAAAGGCAACTATCCCCAGGTTAACAACGATCACATTCTTCCCAAGGGCGTAAGCATTTACCGATGAGCTTCTATCGATCAGCAACAGTGGCTTTTCGGGTATCGTTTGTTTATTGGCTTTTACCAGCTCGGTGATGAGGCCATCTACATAATCATACACCTCACCATCATGGATAAAGTTATCTCCATCGATGGCGCCGGTGAGGAAGTCGGTGCGGTCGTCCCAGATCTCCTTATATTTCTTCTGGGTTTTCTTTTCACTGTACAAAGCGGGGCATACCCAGGCTTTTGAGAGGGAGTCCTTCTGTTTTTTGTAATAAAAATGGGAAAGGTCCTGGAAACTGTAAAGGGATTTGTTCTGGGCAATAGATTGCAGGGAAATAATAGCCAGAAAAGCAGTTATTAAGGGTTTTACAAGGGACATGAGGTACGATTTTTACTAATCCTATATTACGCAAATTTACTAATAAAATAAGATTTAAATATAATTTTTGCTAATGGATCTTAATGAAAAAAGGCAGAAAGCCTGAAAGATCAACTTTCAACCCTTTCTGCCTTTTATAAGATTAATAACTACTTTCCCTGCCTTTTATTGCACTTTTTTATACTTTTCCTCGATGGTCAGGTTTCCATCAGTATCCGATTTAACGGTCAGCCAGCTTTTTACATCTTCCAGCTTGATATGATATTCAAGCTGGGACGCGCCGGTTTCCATGAGGATGGAAACTTCTGTCACACCAAAGATATTCTTGTTAGGATAGGCTTCTTTTACTTTAGAACGGATCACAAATGGTAAGCTCTGTTCAAAGTAATACCGCGTAAACTCGGTTGCTTTACCATCTTTCAGGTATACAACACGTGAACGAATACCATCTGCAACAAAATTTACCACCCAGGCTTTAGGCATTTCATACCAATGAACCTGTTCGGCTTTTGGAAAACTTGAAGAGAAAACTTTGATCAGATTCTCATCTGGATCACGGGCAAATAAACTAAAACTGAGAAGCAGGGATGAAAGAATGAAAATGAACTTTTTCATGGCTAAAACTTTTTAAACTTGAATAAATCGGGTGTAAAGGTAAATGGTCTTCGGACTATTAGGGTGTCCGGTTTTTAGATTGCAGGTAGTCCGGTTTAATGGGGCAACAGTAAATTATCTTAGTGTTATCCCATTCAGTAAACATGAAGACAAAGTTGATACAATCGATCAACAGGAAATTGTATAAATCGGCACAATAACGGAGAACGGTAAATATTATTTTGAGCGGATGGTTTTTGTTAATAAGTCAACCGCCTGCTCGGCTTCTGCTTCATTCATCCAGCCAAAGCCCATGCGGGTTGCATTCAAAGTGGCAG
The Niastella koreensis GR20-10 genome window above contains:
- a CDS encoding M48 family metalloprotease; the encoded protein is MSLVKPLITAFLAIISLQSIAQNKSLYSFQDLSHFYYKKQKDSLSKAWVCPALYSEKKTQKKYKEIWDDRTDFLTGAIDGDNFIHDGEVYDYVDGLITELVKANKQTIPEKPLLLIDRSSSVNAYALGKNVIVVNLGIVAFSQTKEELALVIAHELSHNIMSHPDNAMKQRAEWLTSDEYEKNLNAVLDSKYERLSRLKKVIETYSFSRSKHQRYHESEADSMAIVLLKKSNIAFNADYFLRLDSSDIIYQQHLKTPIKNYFTAYSLPFEDSWTKRRSKGLSTKAYSFKDTTGVEDSLKTHPDCVERYNKTKSLTASGAKYTSIPSGIHDKAQKMLIWNMYSNMSLTPCLFRILLEKDRGNTDEWYDFMLYNIITGLYFADREMHRFNAIGVVQKELTSKDYYELQTLLEQIPREQLEQYCKTLQGAGFWSHMPASEKAMKTLMSTLALDPDNSDKNKTRAAKEFTTGNETSMYCEFAQMFTK
- a CDS encoding 4Fe-4S binding protein; amino-acid sequence: MAFLKEYISEVYQAVSSLLKGMKTTGSYFVRPKEIITQQYPDNRAEMKIPERFRGEVVMTHDENNEHACTGCTACELACPNATIKIITKFDTTPEGKKKKALDTFVYHLELCTMCNLCVEACPTSAIKMAQTFEHSVYDRSQLLKKLNQPGSKLRAGVE
- the nuoK gene encoding NADH-quinone oxidoreductase subunit NuoK codes for the protein MSTIPLTHILFVSTALFFIGMYGLFTRRNLITMLMSIELILNSVNINFVAFNKYLYPDKLNGVFFSLFIITVAAAEAAVAIAIIINLYRSHRSIDVEDTTEMKY
- a CDS encoding complex I subunit 4 family protein, producing the protein MSLSILIILPLLTTIALLLCNGLKPVRLVALSGSVIQLVVAIALLFACWQQRSAGNRAAMLFEEDYVWFRILNIHYHIGVDGISIAMILLTAFVTVAGMLVSWRMEKLNKEFFFLLVLLSLGAYGFFISLDLFTLFFFLEVAVIPKFLLIGIWGSGKKEYSAMKLALMLMGGSALVFVGLAGIYFNTHTTGGAHTFDLLQIAQMHIPVEVQKIFFPFAFIGFGIFTALFPFHTWVPDGHSSAPTAASMFLAGISMKLGGYGCLRIALLMPEAAQYYSWIIILLATIAIIYGAFATMMQTDLKYINAYSSVSHCGFVLLGIGMYTKTAIMGAVMQMVSHGLMTALFFAAIGMLYDRTHTRQVAQLGGLLKVMPFVASVFVIAGLCSLGLPGLSGFAAEVTVFMGAWERADTLYRIATMLACASIVVTAVYILQAMGKVIMGPLQVEGDANTITLTDAGWNEKLAAALLIIGIVAIGMAPFWLTALINQ
- a CDS encoding NADH-quinone oxidoreductase subunit J family protein → MNASQIIFYLISAFVLGTAVLAVTTRKIFRSAIWLLFSLVGVAGLYFWMQVEFVAAVQIIVYVGGVVVLIIFSIFLTHHSGGELPRPPLKRTIFSILAVLLGFAFTYNIIAEYDFPTTTSEKPFVVPVSAIGEQMLDTKQHGFVLPFEVVSMLLLAAMIGCIVIAMRSMPKGKEIRTQATPVSAKGGTIKQVVESTKTMEGKTT
- the nuoL gene encoding NADH-quinone oxidoreductase subunit L, encoding MNYATYIPFIPLLPLAGFIVLGLFGQKYFAKTAGILGTLILLAVTVLAFCTAYQYFFVTEWKYGVYQTIEPLKYTWLQFSPGMSIDMGILLDPASVMMLVVVTFVSLMVHVFSLGYMKGEERFAIYYAFLGLFTFSMLGLVLSTNIFQIYIFWELVGVSSFLLIGFYYDRPAAVAAAKKAFIVTRFADLGFLIGILILAFYSGTLDFGTLIQRLTDPHSTQLGQIGGTDFLGVSILSWALALVFIGGAGKSAMFPLHIWLPDAMEGPTPVSALIHAATMVVAGVYLVARLYPVYLIDGTVLRQITWVGAISAFLAALIACTQTDIKRVLAYSTISQIGYMLFALGVPAYGFAMSSGYTASLFHLFTHAFFKSLLFLGAGAVIHFVHTNEMSNMGGLRKLMPLTHLTFLIACLAIAGIPPFAGFFSKEEILMTAWQHNKMIYYVALLTSGITAFYMFRLYFSIFWNKTSVQDHHHGEGSWNMKLPLLLLALAAVGVGFIPFAHYVSINGGDEVSIPVSFSIAPVLLAIAGIGLAYVLYYKENERPQKLAAALGGIYKTVKQKFYFDEGYLFVTKKIIFNGIAKPAAWIDKYLVDGTINGLGWVTTRFSASIKALQSGRIQGYLIYFFGGIIALAAIFIYWWK
- a CDS encoding NADH-quinone oxidoreductase subunit N, whose amino-acid sequence is MTNFFILMKQELIITVIIFTLLLLKIGMNLSNETFMNLTNGLLLLNLVVGFVGNRSGMLFDGMFLTNPLIVLEKNILSLGTLIVSLQSADWLKKHDHTPEFYILLLCTLLGMFFMISANNLLMFYVGLELSGIPIAAMANFDLAKKKSSEAAMKFIISSAFASGLLLFGISLLYGATGTLSFNELSLNITGAPLQIFAFVLLLAGFGFKISVAPFHLWTADVYEGAPVAVTSWLSVISKGSVLFVFVAFLNTVFRSQTATWYNMLFVLSVLTILIGNLFAIRQNNIKRFLAFSSIAQIGFILVGITGSPHFAIASVVYFVLVYVFSNLAAFGVVALVSAVTGREQVSDYKGFYKTNPVLSWVLTIALFSLAGVPPTAGFFGKFFLLLSGAGKGNYILITIAALNMILSFYYYLRIVKAIFMDANEQPIERLSIPAYPKLAMIICVTGIIVTGLTGYIYDYIYSLTWRF
- a CDS encoding zinc ABC transporter substrate-binding protein, with the protein product MKKFIFILSSLLLSFSLFARDPDENLIKVFSSSFPKAEQVHWYEMPKAWVVNFVADGIRSRVVYLKDGKATEFTRYYFEQSLPFVIRSKVKEAYPNKNIFGVTEVSILMETGASQLEYHIKLEDVKSWLTVKSDTDGNLTIEEKYKKVQ